The proteins below come from a single Drosophila miranda strain MSH22 chromosome Y unlocalized genomic scaffold, D.miranda_PacBio2.1 Contig_Y1_pilon, whole genome shotgun sequence genomic window:
- the LOC117189721 gene encoding uncharacterized protein LOC117189721 — MEKIVETTVTAGDLKQDTTLEQELEGALSSSSVDDTPPVMIIVGSRISARQELMEPSVADKDTKIEGENAFGKDFQKDVELPREPVTACSMSLGFKPRVQFQRVPHESVGRLLASTEAALAAATSSAYATPMSTIAEPFATLRHVVDEATQCNNLGNEVSASSESMSSLGSLVCRICHNADNPEQLVSPCLCKGSLTYVHVQCLERWISTSHCTLCELCQFQYNTEQTLRYSCLQSLRIWNSRAMSGRALQEDCQMFSLLTLVAFGIIGTLLVGIQYYAMNNQSLAMSKLWTKSWMLFFLFMTVTVYFANIFMIFKSQVTPWYRWWQSARDIKLILENRRPFPNPSRLRHLAIDAGSLSASMITHHDQLELAPPTAVTPVPTTSSEEGIESSPGRQWGKRMESAMLAAAIAATVESIADASARESESKAEQQHSQEHHHPGQPSEGAGN; from the exons ATGGAGAAGATTG TAGAGACCACCGTAACTGCTGGTGACCTCAAACAGGACACGACCCTAGAGCAGGAGCTCGAGGGTGCACTGTCCTCGAGCAGTGTTGATGATACGCCGCCGGTCATGATCATTGTGGGGAGCCGCATCAGTGCCAGGCAGGAGCTTATGGAACCAAGCGTTGCGGACAAGGATACAAAAATCGAGGGCGAAAATGCATTCGGAAAAGATTTTCAAAAGGATGTTGAGCTGCCACGGGAGCCGGTAACTGCCTGCTCCATGTCGCTGGGCTTCAAGCCACGTGTCCAGTTCCAGCGGGTGCCACATGAGAGCGTTGGCCGTCTCTTGGCCAGCACCGAGGCTGCCCTGGCAGCCGCCACTAGCTCGGCCTACGCCACACCCATGTCCACGATTGCGGAACCGTTTGCCACATTGCGTCACGTCGTCGACGAGGCCACACAGTGCAACAACCTCGGCAACGAAGTGTCTGCCTCCAGTGAGTCAATGTCCTCGCTGGGCTCGCTCGTCTGTCGTATTTGTCATAACGCCGATAATCCCGAACA ACTGGTGTCGCCCTGTTTGTGCAAGGGCTCCCTGACATATGTCCATGTGCAATGCCTGGAGCGCTGGATTAGCACCTCGCACTGCACGTTATGTGAACTCTGCCAGTTCCAGTACAACACGGAGCAGACGCTGCG GTACTCCTGTCTGCAGTCGCTGCGAATTTGGAATTCGCGGGCCATGAGCGGCCGGGCCCTGCAGGAGGACTGCCAGATGTTCTCGCTGCTCACTTTGGTGGCCTTTGGGATCATCGGCACCCTGCTGGTAGGCATCCAGTACTATGCCATGAACAACCAGTCCTTGGCTATGAGCAAGCTCTGGACAAAGTCCTGGATGCTCTTCTTTCTGTTCATGACG GTTACCGTTTACTTTGCCAATATTTTTATGATCTTCAAGTCCCAAGTGACGCCTTGGTATCG CTGGTGGCAGTCAGCCAGAGACATCAAGCTGATTCTGGAGAACCGGCGACCCTTTCCGAATCCGAGTCGCCTGCGACACCTGGCGATAGACGCCGGCTCGCTCTCCGCCTCCATGATCACTCATCACGATCAGCTAGAGCTGGCGCCGCCCACGGCAGTGACCCCTGTGCCAACAACCTCCAGCGAGGAGGGGATTGAGAGCAGTCCCGGCCGTCAGTGGGGCAAGCGTATGGAGAGCGCTATGCTGGCGGCCGCCATTGCAGCCACAGTGGAATCGATTGCCGACGCCAGTGCCcgggagagcgagagcaaggccGAGCAGCAGCACAGCCAAGAGCATCATCATCCTGGGCAGCCATCGGAAGGCGCCGGCAACTAA